Proteins encoded together in one Ictidomys tridecemlineatus isolate mIctTri1 chromosome 3, mIctTri1.hap1, whole genome shotgun sequence window:
- the LOC144375743 gene encoding uncharacterized protein LOC144375743 translates to MKGYADLKAVRHSLKTLQRPREPRQAGEGEEGGDGRQAGASSSSGALASPPQLLFLEAAAPGAGSKEKKAEDTFPDAGRPARSRHPETLPAGSGLQLHMTEAANFMNYVNQLFITVNKTPDSWFQRFTPWSTNSTALGPRNSGMKHFASRHWFCEYIAVV, encoded by the exons ATGAAAGGGTATGCTGATTTGAAGGCTGTTAGACA TTCTCTGAAGACGCTCCAGAGACCGCGAGAGCCACGGCAAGCGGGGGAGGGCGAGGAGGGAGGGGACGGAAGACAAGCGGGCGCCTCTAGCAGCTCCGGAGCCCTGGCTAGTCCCCCTCAGCTCCTCTTCTTGGAAGCGGCAGCTCCAGGCGCAGGGAGTAAAGAGAAGAAGGCAGAAGACACGTTTCCAGATGCGGGACGCCCCGCCCGCTCCAGGCACCCAGAGACCCTCCCCGCCGGGTCGG gactacAACTTCACATGACAGAGGCTGCTAACTTTATGAActatgttaatcagcttttcatcactgtgaacaaaacacctgactcatggtttcaaagatttACTCCATGGTCTaccaactccactgctctgggacCAAG AAACTCAGGAATGAAGCATTTTGCCAGCAGACATTGGTTTTGTGAATACATAGCTGTGGTTTAA